A genomic window from Tolypothrix sp. PCC 7910 includes:
- a CDS encoding IS5 family transposase → MSKAYSSNLTQDQWELLEPLIPVAKTGGRPRVVEMWQVINAIFYVLTQGCTWRNLPGDFPNWQTVYTYFRNWRADGTWVSIHEQLRAWVRVDNERAVSPSEAIIDSQSVKTAAMVSQDVGYDAGKKIRGRKRFLTVDTLGLVLRVLVCAASVDERNGGKQVLKRVKQMGNKVSRLSTIWVDGGYDGNPFMQWVMDLYRVPVQVVLRPHERKGFVLLPKRWVVERTFGWLTGCRRLNKDYELLAQTSETFIYLAMIRIMVRRLA, encoded by the coding sequence ATGAGTAAAGCATACTCCAGTAATCTGACCCAAGACCAGTGGGAATTATTAGAACCGTTAATTCCAGTAGCCAAAACAGGTGGTCGTCCAAGAGTGGTAGAGATGTGGCAAGTTATCAACGCAATTTTTTATGTATTGACTCAGGGATGTACATGGCGAAATTTACCAGGGGACTTTCCCAATTGGCAAACTGTGTACACTTATTTTCGGAATTGGCGTGCTGACGGAACATGGGTGAGCATCCATGAACAACTTAGAGCCTGGGTAAGAGTGGACAATGAACGAGCTGTTAGCCCATCAGAAGCGATAATCGATAGTCAAAGTGTGAAAACTGCGGCGATGGTTAGCCAAGATGTGGGTTACGATGCTGGGAAAAAAATCAGAGGACGCAAGCGGTTTTTGACAGTAGATACCTTGGGTTTAGTACTGCGAGTATTGGTGTGTGCAGCCAGTGTGGACGAACGCAATGGCGGTAAACAAGTACTCAAAAGAGTCAAACAGATGGGGAACAAGGTTTCACGTCTTTCTACCATTTGGGTTGATGGTGGTTACGATGGCAACCCGTTCATGCAGTGGGTGATGGATTTATACCGAGTACCAGTGCAAGTTGTACTGCGACCACATGAACGCAAGGGTTTTGTTTTGTTGCCTAAACGTTGGGTGGTAGAAAGAACTTTTGGTTGGTTGACTGGGTGTAGGCGTTTGAACAAAGACTATGAATTATTAGCCCAAACCTCGGAGACTTTTATCTATCTTGCTATGATTCGCATCATGGTAAGGCGTTTGGCATAA